The window TAGAGACATTTCTAACATTTGAACTCCTTAATGATCATATGTTGATTGGCAAAAATAGTTTAAGTGTCGTTCCATTTAATTTGTAGGTACGTAATAGTTTCTTTGCCTCCATTGTTGATCGAATCAAAATCCTTTCCTGCTTTGACTGAGCCATCTTCTCTTTACAGAAGCTAGAGATGTAAAAGATGTGAGACAAACAatagaagaaagaggagagaacacATGACAACCTTTGAAAAAAAACCTGTGAAACTTCGAAAATCTACATAACAATAAAGTGCAATAAAGTGCTGATTACAAACTCATGTACTTGTTTTGTGTGGCACAtctttatttatcattataGCATTAATTTGGAGGTTTTCCCTGTGTTTACACATCATGATGTGCACTGATTAGAGTCCTGAATGGTATATTGACTTGCttcatttgaaataaaagcTATTTATCAAATTTCTTACAACTGAAAACACTTTTAGATTTAATTGTATCATTAGTCATGATGTGTTAGCAGTATCAATATGTGCAGTATAATTCAGAACAGATTGGATTTgaacatttgataaaatgttgcaccactttttcttctttttctttttgcatttatcatttattcatcatGACCAATGGTGTTTCTGTGCTGCAGCCATCTAGGATGTACTCTTAAGTAATTTAAGAGACCTCTGGAAAGTCtttagagatttaaaaaaaatggttctTCTTCCTAAAATTGAAAATTTGAGTGAAAGTGCAGGACTTTCACTGTAATCTTTCACTGAAGCCCAAAATTTTACTTCAGAGAAATTCAAAGCACTTTGATTAAAAGGAGCCAGTTGTCTAAAACTGTGGCAGCATTTTGGTTGAAATGTGGCTCACTTCATATCTGAATATCAGAAAAAAACCCCGGAGTATAAAAGATCACCAGTTAAAATTCCTTTGTTATCTGGCTCAGATTTGAAGGAACATTTTGTTCACCTCGAATTGGCAGTCACTGCACTCCGCAGCCTTGCAGGAAGCTGCTGATCTCGTCATGACCACTGATGCATGTTAAGTGTTTCATGAGGGAAACTAATAAGTCATCCATAGTGCCATGGCTTCATGATTTTTATTATACAGAAGAGCCTCAAGTAGCTGGTAGAGTAGGTAAAGGTGCCATTTATAGCCAATAAGAACCAGGTCCCAGGCTCAGACTGGGTCATACAGTTAAAGTGATAGTTTAGAAAGTAGATAGTATTTTGGTGTTGCTTTTACACATAATCAAGAGGGAGAGGTGAAGGCGGGATTTACACAAATAATACAAAGAACAGGCCATTTAGTCACACAGTTGTTGTTGGTATGTACTGTGAAACTTTTATCTCATTAACATGTATTTACTGTTTAGTTTGAAGGAGTAAGATTTACTGCTCTTAGTTGAATTTGTCAGATCCAGTCTTACCTTTGTTTTCCCAAAATCCAGGCAGGAGGCACCAGCTAAAAGGGAAGATGTGCCTCGATAACTCCTGGGAGATCCATTTTCCTCAGAAGATTAAGACCTGAGACATAATTTTTAGGAAATGGGTATATACACTTCATACTTTATGAAAACTCACTGAAACACACTTCTGTTCATAAAGTTCAGAAACTGAAAATCTGAAAGTTTAGTTTACAGTATACACAGCAGAAACTCTCTATGACCTCTTTAGTGAGTAACTGTTTTGacttgtaattttttaaacagaaattgCAATATTTGCACATTAAATTTTTTAACTCAGGTATTTTGAGCTTTAGGCATCAGGGATCTTACTATCTAGGCCAGTATAGATACTGTAGGTGTAACAATTCTAGCAACTAAAAACCGTTTTAGCATTTAGAATTCACAAGcagtatatacatatttaataaataatttatagcacactataatgtagttgttagcAGATATCTCTTTATTAATGTATGCCAACAACTGTGTGCACCCATAACTGGATGCTGGGATTCAAATAGATAATGAATgagaataaagtaaaacatatattgtaataatatatatagaagttataattgttgacaaatattgtacattaataaactcTTAAACATGTCCTTTTATTTACTTAAACTATATTATAGTGTATTGTAAACCAGTGGTTCTTGAAGTGGGTCTGGGGACCTCAGGGGTCTTTGAGGAGgctccagggggtccccagcaaaagggaaataatttattttcactacaatttcatccataagtaacccaatgacagaatgtttgactattttggtcatgggtttcatacactttctgtaataattTCTTTTCCGCCTCTGTtgccttcttctgtttcttttttgaatTTACTTGTGTTTCTGCTCAAACTTTggtatttaatgtttttgtcagacCTGCTGATTAGACGTTTTTTAAAAACGACAGTCTGCTCTTTTATAGGTTTTACGGTAGTCTTCTGCCGTAAACGGATGTTGCCGTGACAACTTCCTTGGTAACAAGAAGCTTGTACATTTTATGGAGGATGTGTCGCATGTTTGGCTAacttgaaaacatttcattgagtcacttaaatatttatttattgttttagtgTACTTTCATGAATCTGAAGTTGTAAAGAGTAACGTTAGAGAAGTAAATCTCGGCTAACTATTTACCGCGCCATGTCTCTTTGAGGAGATGAATTCCCACCAGTGGTGCATTTCAGTCCAGATATTTCTTGTCTTGTGTGGACGTTTGGCTCAAGCAGCCACAGACTCAACCGTCAGTGCCAGCCCAACAACTGAGGGGCCTTTCAGCTCAGCAACCCCTGCTCCTGGGTTCACGGAGGCGGCCACAGGCGGCCTCGGTGTCGGTACCGCTGAAGCGGCAACCACCGAACTGACGACGTCTGACGCTCCCACTGTGGTCACTGAAGCTCCGTACGCAACCACCGTCCAACCTGTACTGCCTCAAGACGGTAACTTACATCTGCATGTTGTAACTGTTGAGCTGAAAACCTCAGTCCAGCTATATCTGTTTTCATTCTGCAGCAGTCCTCTGTTTATTAGGCCAAGCAAGcctcttatttttgttttgatgatttgtTAAATTTCTCAAAAATGCTCCAAGACCCATCAAACCTTCTTCCACTGATTACACCGTGCAACaaatttttacttgttttttgttcGTTTTTTGTTCCTGGGTAATAAGTGTTATTTCCTAATTGCTTATGactaaaaagtataaaaagtggctatttttcactttaaactttgcttttgtgacCAGGACattgatattttgaaatgtagACCTGTTTCCAATGAGAAAATGGGCGaattttcattcacataaaggcagaaaaaacaacatatgaatcaTTGGATATGATGATAGGGGAATGTATTTGGGGCTGATTTGTAAAAGTGAGTTACAGTATAATCCTAAATCTCAAAAAGCTACTCACTTCTAAATCTTTTGTGGTCACTTTGTCCAACTTTagtataaatacatatttattttgttttgtatgttgttgttgttttttattagtATTTGGTTTCATCTTTGATGTGATTTCCTGGTTTTAATATCATTACATAATATATGATATAGTGGTTACAGGTGTTAATtcccacatatatatatattatatatcactATATTctatatcactgtaaattgaatatcttttggacaGTTAGGTGAAGAAAACAAGCCATTTAAAGTTGACACCTTAGGTTATAGGAAACTTGTGATGAACGTTTTCTGAGATTAtacaattaaatacaaaaaaattaaacataaaaataataaataatgaaaatatttgagtTTCCAGGACTCTTTCACTCACAGTGTAGTTGCCGTCCTCTTATGTGCTTTTGTTAAAAGAGCGAACGTTGTAATAAAATTTAAACCCGACTAACACAAgtcttttctgttgttttccagCTTGTCTCTGTGATTTAACCCCCGATTTCTGTGACATTGGCTGCTGCTGTGACACAGTTGATTGTGGTATTGCTAACCTGAGTACTGTCTTCACTGGATGTCCACAGAAAGTCATGTAAGTCTTCTTGCACATGCTCATAAGTTTCTCACACATGAAGTGCAtatttttagcatttaaaaGAACTCTTATGTTACAGATCAGGAGTTTGCATCGAGAAATGGCTGATATTCAGAGCCAACGTGGATTCATCTTTTGTCACTGAGACTgactctttgttttgtgttcagCCTGAAGGTAAAGAGATTAATGAATTTCACAACAGCATATGAATGAGCAACACTTGACTAtctcccctcccaccccccccaacAGATAATGCACCTCAGTCTCTCCCAGCTCTGCTTCAGTATCCGGCTTTAGGGGACTCGTACCACTTCTCACCACCAGAACCTACAAGCAGCAGCTACACCAGAGATTTTTACAGGGTAACACAAACAGATATTTGATGTTTAAAGGTTTCTGCTCACAATATTGTATCTGAGCTATTGTGTCATATTGAGTTCTCATTTACATTCAGAGTTCTGCCAAAAAAAATGTGCTAATGTAGTTAAATCTTTTATACgaaacattcaaaacaatacCATAAACACattgatataaaaacaaaagcaactgACATGAATTAGCTCTCAAGGCAACAAACAGATGGACATGATACAGTTTGTTCAATTACAATTTGATATATAAGAAACTAACATGTATAAGATTATActtttgataataataatgatggttATGATTATCTATACTGGTGGTCATAGTGCTGCTGGTGGCATGGTATTGTTGTTTAGTTGTATAATATTTATactatttataaaataaaataaatattatttcagAGGCTTTCAATCTTTCTAGTAAAATTCTGttcaaaactgaatatttttatgcTTTTGATTAATTGGATATCAGCAAACATAATCAATCATTAGCAACTTCTacccaaaaatattggtactgGATTTCAAAAACTCATATTGGGTGTTACAGCactaaatagaaaaatatgaaagaaaaaacaactgaataCAAAAATTCTGATCAGCTCATTGTTGATATTGTGAGGCTCAACTCAACACTGTGTTAATTTTCAGTGATTTAGTAGAAATTTTAGGTTTTTCCAGTGTTACACAGCACTAAAACAAAATCTATAAGTGTATCTTTAAACAATGAAATGCGACTCTGGTTTTTGcaggctgatgatgtcatccagACGTTTTTCTCCAACTCGTCTGTGCGGGGTCTCCTTCGTCAGCCGTCTCCAGGGGCTGCAGCTGCACTCTGTATCAACCGCAACCCTGCAAGTAAGCTCACACCACATAAAGCTCACAGTACGTTCACCTGTTGTATATCACAGTGTAGCAGAGTTTCCCCAAACCTTTTCAAATCTAGACCTGCcatcaacataaacacaaagcCACATTTGGTAAAAGCTTTGTCTGGGACTTCCTCACACCAGAATGAGCGTTCCTTCTCACATCACTCTCTCAGTGTACTAGCACTAGCCAAAAGACCCCCTTAAAGATTTCCAACAGTCCCTGAAGTAGACTCGCTGCAGTTTTCAACTCCTCAACTGATGAACAGACTCTAACTGAATGTTCAGGAGGTTTTTTCgtgtttttgtgctgtgttttgtgtgttttttgtgtttattttgtgtgtgtttttgtgtatattaTATTGTGCCTTCATATTACAACCATTTTAACCACTGTAACACTTTTTTCCCCCGACATACcttctgttttcttctgctTGCAGAGTTCTTGaggtctgtgtctctgtcttgtACCCGCATGTTGACTCCTCAGTCGTGCACCACAGACCCAAACCTCAACGCCCGCTCCTACTTCTCTGACCTGAGTCTGATCAAGGTCAGCATGTCCGCCTGCACTAATCACTTCCTGTCAGGCGTGCTCTCATGTGGAAAACTACTAGTGAGAATCTCACAGCAGATATGCTAACATCAATATTGTCATTGCAGATTCCGATAGCTGAGACGGCACAAGTGTCAGACTTTCTGGTAAGTCAGTGATTGTGAACACTGGCATGTAGGGTTTTCCTGCAGATTAACAGGCAAAAATACTTATACTCTAACTACAGTATTACTCCAACATatcccttgttttttttttttaaatagatagTTCCTTACCTCAGTTTTGAGTGggtgtcattttcatttttatcaacaCCTAACAAATACGGCCTTTTGTTGGTTTTTGCTGAGTTCCTGAATGTAGATTTAAAAGAAAGTATCAGTGGTTGGAAGTGCCAACACTTGTGGTTAAACAGTTACTAGTGTGTGTTTAGGTAGAGTGAAGTATGTGCATTTAAAAGGTTAATATGTTAGACTAACAGGTGATGTCATTtaactttgtttcttttgtcttctgaAGTaagatgttgtttttcttgtttcagaTCCCGGTCACTAAGCTGTTTGACTGGCCTGCACcaagtaaacaaaacaactcCTGTATTAATGTGGTGAAAAAGGTGACTTAGATATGATTTGTAATATTTGTACCTTAAATTACATGTAGTTGAGTTTATAATGAAACATTAAACTCAGTTCTCCTCTTCCTGATTCTCTCATAGGTGGAGTTTGTCATAGGTTACACAGGCAGAGGGGAACTTTCATATGCAACAGTCAATGTCTTCTTAGCTGACGTGGATCCCAATCGGTCGCTGCTGCAGACGCATTCTATACAATTCCAGGTAGCCTCGTAAAGCCGCAGATTTGATCACTTAATGATCTATGGATTCAAACGCTGAGCTTCTCTCTTCTAGCTGGCAACACCCAGCCCTACTCCAGGAGGACCGAGCCCTGCAGTGGGACTTAGAGTGGGATCTCCTGTCATGGGTCGCTTTGCTGAAGCGGTGAAGCCAGTATCCTCACTAACCACATCATGAATTTCTCTTAAGATTTTAAAagttatattttcagttttcaagCTAGCTATGAGTCAACCAGACATCAAAGTTCCTTTACAGTGAGTCAGCTGACCACACTGGGGGTCTCACAGGGCGGCGAGTGTTCCTCTGACCCCAGCACACGAGCAGCCATCCTCTTCACACACAACACCGTCAGTGGCTGCACATTCAGGTGAGCCTTCACTATTTTAGAGAAAGCAATAGTGTCACTACATGAAGAGTGGTGGTGGAGTTGCTGAAAAATAGTCAGTGTTTAAAATTGTGTCCATGTGTCTGTCTAGTTCTCCCTCTAGTGACTGTTCAGAGCTGCAGTCCCAGATTTACTGGGTCTTGCAGGAACTCACTACTCCTGATGCCATTGCCATGAACTCGGGCTCCCAACCGGACTGGACAAGAGTCATCACCCAAGAGTGTCCTGTCAGCTTTCAGGTACAGCTGAATCaggaatctaaaatatttaAGCAAAAGAGGAACTGTGAAGACTTAAGGATCATTAAACTTGAATAAACTTTTACATCTTTGTTCTTGCTCTGCAGCAAAACCCAGGCTATTTTGGATATCTCGGTAGGAATTGTATTGAAagatcatgttttgttttctcctgtCTCTTAGGAAACATGCGAATCAGGCTGCATCctcccccactctctctctatTCGAGTGCTGTGGGCTCGCCAGGGCCCCCTTGACCTTCCCCAGAGCTACATCCTGGGAGCCAAATATCTTTTCCAGTGTGGTCGTTTTAAGGTAGGCACCATGTGTTTTCAGGACAACATCAGAAATCACTTCTTTTCTGTGCGATACACGTTGTTTCACCTCTATGAAAACACCTAAACGCTCTCCTCCTATTTCCTTTCCAGTGTCCTATAGCGTCCCCTCTCGCTCTGACCACCGAGGTGACGTTCGTCGACACTACAGTTTACCCAGAACCCCCCAGAGGCTTGCCTCAGCCTCACTGGAAGTTTCCATTTGATTTCTTCACTAGAGGCACTGCTGAGCTGGACCGGCACACTGTTAACAACGGCAGTGACACTGAGAAGGTCACATGGAGTTTAATGCTGTTCACAGTAATGTTGCTAAGAGGATTAGAATTCTTCAGTAGGTAGATGGATTATAGGTAACAGCGGAGCAGTTAGGCAACTTTTGAAGTTTCAAAAGGCTTTTTAATCTGAAGAAAAGTTGTATGTGAATGATTGTTTGCTGTGTAATtcgtttagatttttttttacatgaaaatgaaacGAAAATACTAGATATCCTAAAatactttaatttattttttgtacattttcaagaatacacacatttttacaagaCATTTTACGAGTCATCATTTCACTGAGGTAAAGATGCATTTTGTGCACACagctcctcttctctctcctccttttggTCATTTTGGTTTCTGTGTGTTCTCTCCTTTTGCCCCGAGTGGTGTACATAGTTGAGGAGGTGGACTATAGCAGCAGGAGTTATTCCTTGCAAACGTGTAGCAGCGCCCAGCTGGAAGATAAATCATGGAATGACTCgcatattattatttctttattgaaaACAGCAAAAGAGTTCATTGAAATCAGGGAAGTGTTAACTGAATTATAGGCAGCTCTGGTGGTTTAGCTGGTAGTcttataaaaatatgaaaaactcaCAGTGCTGGGTCGAACTCTGTCCAAAATCTCTCTGACTTCCTGAGACAGAGACACCGGCAGAGAGAAATAGTCTATGTCCTGTGGGAGAGACATGTTCTCCTCCTTCTGAATCCTCTCAATCTCTTTCTTCTGTCGGTCACAGTGAGGCCTGTAAACAGCTACATGAGGAGAAAGTTTGTTATGGTAGCTTAAAGAGTCAAAATACCAAAATACCAAGGCAACATTTTAAGGCAATGCAGGAGGAGGCCTGTGctacacatttttaagtttaagtttattaTGTTTTCAACCGTAACAATCTGTCTGAATCAGTTTGTCACAtgttttaatttctacatcttaTAAAGACAAGATTCCTCTTTTccctcaaaatgtcaaaattatttttttgccaTGTCGACTGGCCtcactgaaatatctaaacaactactggatgagtttccatgaaatttggtacagacgtagatgatcttctgacttttcatcttgcatgtggtcaaaattttaattagtCCAATATTTTAGTTTAGGGCTACATCTCCAGAAAAGcttaaaatcctcacatttgagaaacagtgaccagtgaatatttaaaatttttgttttaaaaatgactaaaacaattaattgattatcaaaaatattgccaatccattttctgtcgatcaactgaaggattaatctattaatcgttgcagctctactttggTTTCTGACCAAATATCTGCTAAACTAACGACATTCCCAACAGCCTCATCTGTCCTGCTACCATGGCTTTAGACTCTTCGTTTTGTTACCTTCGATCTTGAGTCTTTGTGCGAATTCCATGTAAAGtgaaaggcattctgggaagACAGATGCCAACCTTTCAAAGGACATATTGTTGTACTGCAGCACATCCATACcactgaagagaaaaagaagccACACAGAAACAATCAGAGCCTAAAATTGACCACAGATGTACTTTCACTGAGTCCTGAGATGAAAAGTCAGCTGGGCAGATGTGGTGACATGACACTGCTGATTCCAGATGTTTGTCACTCACGTCAGAACGGTGCTCTTTGCCTCACTCATTCGCATGTCGGGTAGCTTTTTCCTCCAGGCTGCGGTGGACAGAACGAGAGCCTGAAGAGCTGCTAGTGCATCTTGGAGACTGTCCCTCACTCTCACAGCCTCCTGGTAGCGCAATGAGGACACACATCCCACCTCCTCAAATCCTGACGGGAGAAAGATTATGACAGGAGAGAAgctaaaagacaaaatgtagaACTGCTGGTACCCATAATGGCTCTACAGGTTGTACATCCtgacgtgtgtgtgtaagaggcTACAATTACCTTTCAACGTGAGGCGGAGGTCAGCATTGTCCGGCCTTAGAGAGGTGCGAAACTCAGCTCGACTGGTGAACATGCGGTAGGGCTCTGTAACACCTCGGCTCACAAGATCATCGATGAGAACCCCGATATAGCTCTCCGTCCGAGACAGCGCCACTGGAGGCATGGAGAGCGCCAAGCGAGC is drawn from Thunnus thynnus chromosome 20, fThuThy2.1, whole genome shotgun sequence and contains these coding sequences:
- the LOC137172440 gene encoding tectonic-3-like; this encodes MNSHQWCISVQIFLVLCGRLAQAATDSTVSASPTTEGPFSSATPAPGFTEAATGGLGVGTAEAATTELTTSDAPTVVTEAPYATTVQPVLPQDACLCDLTPDFCDIGCCCDTVDCGIANLSTVFTGCPQKVISGVCIEKWLIFRANVDSSFVTETDSLFCVQPEDNAPQSLPALLQYPALGDSYHFSPPEPTSSSYTRDFYRADDVIQTFFSNSSVRGLLRQPSPGAAAALCINRNPAKFLRSVSLSCTRMLTPQSCTTDPNLNARSYFSDLSLIKIPIAETAQVSDFLIPVTKLFDWPAPSKQNNSCINVVKKVEFVIGYTGRGELSYATVNVFLADVDPNRSLLQTHSIQFQLATPSPTPGGPSPAVGLRVGSPVMGRFAEAVKPLTTLGVSQGGECSSDPSTRAAILFTHNTVSGCTFSSPSSDCSELQSQIYWVLQELTTPDAIAMNSGSQPDWTRVITQECPVSFQETCESGCILPHSLSIRVLWARQGPLDLPQSYILGAKYLFQCGRFKCPIASPLALTTEVTFVDTTVYPEPPRGLPQPHWKFPFDFFTRGTAELDRHTVNNGSDTEKVTWSLMLFTVMLLRGLEFFSR